catctcttcctgtcctctgcatcttcctctgtcacgccaaccacctgcatgacctccctcaccacatccataaacctcctctttggccttcctcttttcctcttgcctgggagCTCCATCTTCAGTACTTGTACAATCAGAACAAGTCCTTTCCTCCTcctttagtgtccaacctctcataaaaCTCACCATATTCCATtcacctttgcctttgccacctctctcttcgctttacgccacATCACCTTGTAAGtctgtctattttcttcatctctctaactatcccacttcttatTTGCCAACTCTTCATCTGTaaactttcctgtacttcctcattccaccaccaagtctcctcgtcttcttccctctgtccagatgacacaccagttACCTTCCTATCTTATTCCTAGCTACTAATTCCTAGCTAATTGGTAATCTGACCGATAAGATTAAAATGTAGTAAGATCCTCTGCCTAACCTGAACTAAAGCATCATTGGACCAAAAAACCTTCTATCATTTTTCATATTAGATAAAATCATATGGTAATGACTGTCTCCTCGATCATCAGTTCTTTCTGTTTTAGAGTTAGGTTCTAAAATCTACTGCAAAATGCTTTTAAACAGCAGTAAACACATTCTTCACAATACATTTTGATGCATGCTctgtaatccaggtgtagaaatcccagaaaagttgaatcagttcatctggacacaaggtttagtgagaactgattcagcctttctGGGGTTCACAGTAAGTTCTTTTTTATCCCTTCAATTTTTGTGCATCCTCAGGGCGCCTGGGGCTGCTGGACTATGATGAGGTGGAGCTCAGTAATCTTCACAGACAAGTGCTGCATGGAGAGCGGAGCCAGGGTCAGTCTAAGGCTCTGTCTGCTGCCTCCGCTGTCAGGAGGTACTGGCTTGGGGCCTGCACACATTGCATATAACACATTATCCCACATATGATTACACTGTTTGTGTAGCAGTATCTTACTGAGCCATGACTTGTAGTGATCCCATATTATCTTTCCATCAACAACACCGAATGAAAAAAATAGATGTTTCTTTGTACAAATATGCTTTTGGGGAAACCTATTTATAAAAATGAGACTCAAAAGTAAGTGTTATGAAATAGAGAAGATGCTATTGTGTGTTACTACTGAATGTCCTTCAAGAATGGTAATTGTTGGATTTTTAAGCGTTGTGTGACCATTtgggtgctgtgtaatgtaaGCCGGCGCTTTCCAGTCTCACCGCGGGTTATATTTGGTTGTGTATTTCACCTCCTTCTGTAAATATTGTGTAAACATGTTATTTCAGAGATGGCTGTTTTTGGtgtctttttgcctcacaatAACCCTACTATAGTTAGGGTGCATTATTTCGCTTTGACCACTTGAGGGCAATACTTCACTGACTATCAATGATTTAACGATTCAGATCTTGCAAACATTGACACTGTATCTCAACTATATCGTGATGCTTTTGCATGAGGACCTGGGTGACAATTCAGATTAGGTGTTGGGGGTTAATATTGTTGGTGGGTTTGTTGGTGGGTGTGAGTTTGACATTGGTATTATCAAGTGGAGACCTCCATCACATTTGCTTCAGTTCTGGCGGTGCTGTCCTCTTCCTCGGTCCTCTTCCTGTTCTTGGGCAGACAGTTGATCATGAAATTGATAATTTAACTGCACGATTGACGCACCTTTATCTTCTTATTAGTCCATAGGGAATGTAGCGATTCGTCAGAAAATGCAGGATTCATAGTCTTACGTGTGAATTGTTCTGGAAACTGACAGAACAGTGTGTGTTTTTATTGCACATGCTGGCTCAGACTTTGTTTGTGTCCTTAGGTTGAACTCAACAGTCGAGTGCATCCCTTACCAACTCCAGCTCACCTCGGAGAACGCCTTGCAACTTATTCAACAGTATCCTACCCCTCTCACTTGCCACTAACTACGTCTTTGCCATGAGTTATACTCAAGCTTACGTCTGTCATGTCATGTGATGGAACATTTTGCAAGCTGGAACGTGAAACATTAATGTTTTCACCAGTGGATGATATATTGATGACCGCTGTCTGTGCTGACACCTTGACATCACTGACCTCATGTATGACATCGTGGCCGATTGTTCGGACAATGTCCCCACTCGTTACCTGGTGAATGACGCGTGTGTGCTCACTGGCACGCCACTTGTGTCAGCGAGTGCCCTGAGAATGGAGGGTCAGGTAAGGTGGGAGAGTTTATTTCCAGCCATGAGAGTGGCGAGGCCTCATTTACACTACTGCATCTGTAATGTAATTTTTCCAGCATGAAAgacctctttctcttgctctctctctctctctcttcctgtgtgtttgtgtagctgTCAGTATATAACTACCGTGGAGGCCCCTGTTACAGGTGTCTGTATCCAGTGCCGCCGCCTGCAGAGACAGTGACCAACTGTTCTGATGGGGGCGTGTTAGGAGTGGGTGAGTCCTTGACTTCTGGGTACTTTCCCAAAAGTTATTAATGTCAGAAAAGCACAATCTCTTTACAAATGTTTACGAATTACAGTTATCcctactacacacaccacacactaaggAATCATAAGCAAAACAGAACCTGTCTCTATCCATCTCATGCAGCCTTTTACCTCCCTAAAAAACAGTGTTGCATGTTCAGTCCGAGAGTACAGAATATCATTTTGTGTAATGTACCATTACTCTGCtagtataaaaaaacaaaacagtaacaCTTTTATTATTTACAGTCAGTCACAGACCGTCCTTGTTTTCTAAACTTATCTCAGTTAGGGGAGTTCACATAGGCCTATCAGCAGGCAATGCAGATATGTCCAGCCCCGGGGATGTAGGATCTGTGGTGGAAGCCAGTGTTCATACTGGTCAGTTGCTGAGCAGTGGGCTGTAATGGGCAGCAGGCCACATAATCACATGCTCCCCCACTGTCAAATAGGCTCGTCAAAAGAACGATTTATGGGCgtttgggtagtgtagcggtctattccgttgcctatcaacacggggatctccagttcgaatccccgtgttacctccggcttggttaggcatctctacagatacaactggctgtgtctgcgggtgggaagccggatgtgggtatgtgtcctggtcgctgcactagcgcctcctctggtcggtcggggcgcctgttcaggggggagggagaactggggggaatagcgtgatcctcccatgtgctacgtccccctggtgaaacttcactttcaggtgaaaagaagcggctggtgactccacatgtattggaggaggcatgtggtggtggtctgcagccctccccagatcggcagagggggtggagcagagaccgggatggctcagaacagtagggtaattggccaagtacaattgggaagaaaaaagaggggaaaattaaaaaagaaaaattatgATTGGAGTAAAACAAAAACTGATCTGACAATAGTGAGCATTAAGGCCTCTTAAGTGTGTGGCAAGTTGCCGACTACCAACTTACCTTACAATACTGCCCTTGTACTGTAGTTACCCAATAGGCAGCTAACCCTGTTGCAGTGCTACATATCTGTGCTGTTACTGGCCAATTTTCTGCCAGATTTCACAATATCTGCCCATCCCTCTAGGGCGTAAGCCTAAACATATCCAAGGTTAAGAATGAGCTTGAAATATAAACAAAGCGCTAATGTGTAACCTAAAGAAAATGAATAAAGACAGGGACAACAATAAACCAAAGAACATATTGCAAGTTCATCCCCTCTCCATATCTTTACAGCTATTGAAAAGATTTTAGGTTTGAATTAAGGGGGAAATCCTGCATACTTAGCCTTTGAATAATGGttgttttccccttttctcttaGTTCCGGGGATAATGGGCTGCTTCCAAGCATTGGAAGTCCTCAAGATTGCGTCTGGACGAGGCTGTATCCTTTGGTTTTCATTTCAAAACTGCTGCATTATGCTGCTTGGCCATTATGTTACAGActatatgattttttttctgcttagTCATCCAGTTGAATGAATGGCTGCTTGAATGAAGTGTGCTCAAGGAGATCTCATTGTAAAAAATCAAGGGAAGGAAAGGGTGTTTTTCTCTATGGCCATGCCTATCTGATAAATCAAACATTTATCAGATGGACTGGAAATATTTTTGTCTGCAAACTTTGGACTCTGTAGCGTTTCACAGTTAAGCTGCTCTCTCACAAACCTGTTGTGGCTACAGAGGCCTTGTTGTGCTGATACTGAAACACCCACAGACAATAGACTTGCCATGTCCTGTCTTGTGATGTGCTAACCTGGCTAACACCTGGCCCCTGTGCATCAGCCAGGAAAACGTCATCGCTGTTTTCCTACCAAATGTCTGAATGTTGCTATGGGGTTTATACGCCGCCGGGAAATGTGCCAACTAATGCTCCACACCATGATTCATCATAAAATAGCCTTTTCCTTGACCAGGCTTGCCAGCTTCCTGCAGCCAGCAGCTGGTGATGTTCGATGCCCAAGATACCAGATTTAGGTCCATAAAACTTCGGCCCAAGCAGGCCGGCTGTGCAGTGTGTGGAGAGAACCCCACTGTCACACAGCTGGTGGATTATGAGACCTTCTGTGGGTCTGCAGCCACAGATAAGGTCAGTTGCGAGGGAAGGGGAACTAGCTGTAGCTAATGCACCTGATAGTTTTGTTTTAATAGACGGGACTGTGAAAGGAGACAGTTCATATTACACGAAAGTCCAAGACTTCTGTGACTAAAAGGCTGCTTACCTTCTACCCCTGCTTATAAAGAACTACAACATTATGAGCTTCTGTCAGTAAATTGGGTTTGTTTGCTCAGAAATTCTAGAGGTTAGAAATTTCCGCCGTGTCTTATCGATACAGCCATTTAATGTGACATTTGAAAAGTAAGCATGGTTTTCCTCTAATCACAGGAAAAGTCTGTCATTCCATCCAACCTAATTTTCCCTTGTGTTTCAGTGTCGCAGACTCACCCTCCTCTCCAAGGATCAGAGGATCTCAGTGCAGGTAGAAAATGCTACACAGGATGACTGGCCATAGCGTGACTCACTGTATTTAGAGTTTAGAGACGTTTATTGTATGATTACTCCCGATTTTCTCAGTTTTCATACGCATTCATAAACTCTGATTAAATCTCAGCACTGGCCCAACCCTAAATGGGAAATGACTTAAAATGTGCCTGTAGGTTTTCTATGGGAAAGAATAACATGTTCTATCTGGCAGTGAAAGTGGTAGTGGATTGGGGTTGTTTGTGTTTCTGCAGAATTGGAGCTTTCAAACTAGCTGAGTCATTAAGTAGAGAGATCGAGATCATGATTGATTGGGCCATAACGGAGTTTGTGCAAGGGCTCCAGTTAGAGACAGCTTTGTTTCCCGTGATTTAAGCAAAGCAGCCTTAACTTAATTGTCATATTACTCCACCCATACGACTCCCAAACTACACACCAGACATTTCAACATTTGTTGAAAGTGAGTCATTTTGCTTCCCTCTGTCACCCATTGGCTAGGTTTGCATCATCAATGCCACATGTCACCACAATTATAAAGTTGATGGTATTAGTGCATCTAAGACTTTCCTTTTGTACTTCCAGGATTATAAATCAATAGTGGACGATGAAATCTCCCACCTCCTGCTGGATGTGCGCCCTCTTGTGGAAGTGGATATCTGCCACCTACCTTTTTCTCTCAGTATCCTACTcgtgaacacacacatgcacacacacaaactgaatcTCCCATTATTATTGTTTCAAAATGCATTGTAGGACTATTTCCTCCATATGCATCATCTTCCTGTGCTGTCTGATTATTTTC
The DNA window shown above is from Lampris incognitus isolate fLamInc1 chromosome 16, fLamInc1.hap2, whole genome shotgun sequence and carries:
- the mocs3 gene encoding adenylyltransferase and sulfurtransferase MOCS3, with the protein product MAEEVPCLKARLAEKDKEIVALKNQLAQLEKDNMSLLELHDKVTILAPLKSKTALSSEDIMRYSRQLLLPDLGVKGQINLSKTSVLVVGCGGLGCPLAQYLSAAGIGRLGLLDYDEVELSNLHRQVLHGERSQGQSKALSAASAVRRLNSTVECIPYQLQLTSENALQLIQQYDIVADCSDNVPTRYLVNDACVLTGTPLVSASALRMEGQLSVYNYRGGPCYRCLYPVPPPAETVTNCSDGGVLGVVPGIMGCFQALEVLKIASGRGSSCSQQLVMFDAQDTRFRSIKLRPKQAGCAVCGENPTVTQLVDYETFCGSAATDKCRRLTLLSKDQRISVQDYKSIVDDEISHLLLDVRPLVEVDICHLPFSLNIPLSCLEKGSEHIQLLKERVTQLKQQMAGDCQPTVYVICKMGNDSQKAVHVLEKMSGSEMDNITVKDIIGGLMAWAKKIDPTFPQY